The following are encoded in a window of Nitrospirota bacterium genomic DNA:
- a CDS encoding tetratricopeptide repeat protein encodes MGKIAIFIFILFLAGLGGLAYVNQEITTIKIPFGDAYETSKIALILFSCVAGALAMLVVFTIRDTKRFIDNLQYQRKQKKEARVQEMYSKALNALLAHNEDEAKEALEGILAEEPKHLDALLRLGDIASAEEEYQKAMSFYNKAFASNQQNPEVLFSLENLMEKTGRWAEALNYIEKILDIDTDNLSALYKKRAILERDEKWDDLVEVQKTILKHEHTEKDRQREQMNLLGYKYEYGRYSLERGDIEKAKKLFKTLLRLDVDFVPSYIGLAEVMLREGESEDAVDFLEKSYDQTASLIVLARLEDLLINIGEPARLIRLYVNSLSKKPQNHALRFLLGKLYYRLEMIDDAFETFSYVDASGVASPELYQIMGDLYLRRNQCDKAAVEFKKAVDMKIAFRLPYWCSACGYLSQDWSGRCPSCNNWNTYTFKLHGAGKI; translated from the coding sequence ATGGGTAAGATCGCAATATTTATATTCATACTTTTTCTTGCCGGGCTTGGGGGATTGGCATATGTTAACCAGGAAATCACAACAATCAAAATACCTTTTGGCGATGCGTATGAGACTTCCAAGATAGCACTGATACTCTTTTCATGCGTTGCAGGCGCGCTTGCGATGCTCGTTGTCTTTACTATAAGAGACACAAAACGCTTTATAGATAACCTTCAGTATCAGCGCAAACAGAAAAAAGAGGCAAGGGTTCAGGAGATGTATTCAAAGGCGCTGAATGCGCTTCTTGCTCATAATGAGGATGAAGCAAAGGAAGCGCTTGAAGGCATCCTTGCAGAAGAGCCGAAACATCTTGACGCGCTGCTCAGGCTCGGCGACATCGCATCTGCCGAAGAGGAATATCAGAAGGCAATGAGCTTCTATAACAAGGCATTTGCTTCCAACCAGCAGAACCCCGAGGTGCTGTTCTCGCTTGAAAACCTGATGGAAAAAACAGGAAGGTGGGCAGAGGCGCTGAATTACATAGAGAAAATCCTCGACATAGATACTGACAATCTCAGCGCTCTCTACAAAAAGAGGGCTATTCTCGAAAGGGATGAAAAATGGGACGACCTTGTTGAGGTGCAGAAGACGATACTGAAACATGAACATACAGAAAAAGACCGGCAGAGGGAGCAGATGAACCTCCTTGGATATAAGTATGAATACGGCCGTTACAGCCTTGAACGCGGGGATATTGAAAAGGCAAAGAAACTGTTCAAGACACTGCTCAGGCTGGATGTGGATTTTGTGCCGTCATACATCGGACTTGCCGAGGTAATGCTCAGGGAAGGCGAGTCAGAAGATGCCGTTGACTTTCTTGAAAAGAGCTATGATCAGACAGCGTCCCTGATAGTTCTTGCAAGGCTTGAAGATTTGCTTATAAACATTGGAGAACCTGCAAGGCTCATAAGGCTTTATGTCAACAGCCTGTCAAAGAAGCCTCAGAACCATGCGCTGAGATTTCTGCTTGGGAAGCTCTACTACAGGCTTGAGATGATAGACGATGCATTTGAAACATTTTCTTACGTAGATGCAAGCGGGGTGGCGTCCCCTGAACTTTATCAGATAATGGGCGACCTTTATCTCAGGCGCAATCAATGCGACAAGGCAGCGGTGGAATTCAAAAAAGCTGTGGACATGAAAATAGCGTTCCGGCTTCCTTACTGGTGTTCAGCCTGCGGCTACTTATCACAGGACTGGTCCGGCAGGTGCCCGAGTTGCAATAACTGGAATACATATACGTTCAAACTTCATGGGGCAGGCAAAATTTAA
- a CDS encoding RNA ligase partner protein: MGQAKFKKSAVVLDTSLFVNPEVRESFGRTPTEALEDFLFLASQIPHLEFYMPPSIFEELLNFIEPEKISGDLLVVLQQKPPKKHELTCPAFLLYELIEDMRERINKGLRVAEKAVRGVSKAGEEEIIKDMRRKYREALREGIIDSKEDVDLILLARELDALLVTADQGIIKWAEKFGIKWLVSSKFKEYLQSSIKKAEMSAAAKS, translated from the coding sequence ATGGGGCAGGCAAAATTTAAAAAGAGCGCTGTAGTTTTAGATACAAGCCTTTTTGTAAATCCTGAGGTTCGCGAGAGCTTTGGCAGGACACCTACAGAGGCGCTTGAGGACTTCCTGTTTTTAGCATCGCAGATTCCTCACCTTGAGTTCTATATGCCGCCGTCCATATTTGAGGAACTCCTTAATTTCATAGAACCTGAAAAAATATCAGGAGACCTGCTCGTGGTTCTTCAGCAAAAACCTCCAAAGAAACATGAGCTTACATGCCCTGCATTTCTGCTCTATGAATTGATAGAAGACATGAGAGAGAGGATTAATAAGGGGCTCAGGGTGGCAGAGAAAGCTGTAAGGGGTGTTTCAAAAGCAGGCGAAGAAGAGATTATTAAGGACATGAGGAGAAAATACAGAGAGGCTTTAAGGGAAGGGATTATTGACAGCAAGGAGGATGTTGACCTCATTCTGCTTGCACGGGAGCTTGATGCGCTGCTTGTAACAGCAGACCAGGGGATAATAAAATGGGCTGAAAAATTTGGGATTAAATGGCTGGTGTCTTCCAAGTTCAAAGAATATCTTCAAAGTTCCATCAAAAAGGCTGAGATGTCGGCAGCGGCGAAAAGTTAG